The DNA segment atttcttttgttattttacgTTTACATGGCCCAGAATAGAAACAAGTCATGTGCATGAAAATGACTAGGAAAATAAATGACTAGACATTAAGTCACCAAAGTAAAAGTGAAAAGTGGTACATGCGATTTGATTTTTAGTAAACGTACGTAACATATCATTAATAGAGGTGTCAATAACAACGCAAAATTTATTCAAAAAGTcctaaattattttttaaaaaaattgattattataataaaaatagtAATTTATGTACTAAAAAGAGCATATATAAAAGCGTTTGAGAGTTATATTATACTAGTGTTTAACTCCCGCGTTGCGGGTGCAGAGGTCGTAAAACCATACTAAGTAGTAAGCAAACGATAAACAAAACTGAGAAAATCGTAAAGCAAAAACGCTAATTTATATCGTCACGTGACGTAAAATACAGGCAAAGACAAATATAAACTTATACCATGTACTGACATAAAATATAAACAAACTCAGATTTATAGCAAAAGCTTTAATTCAAAGACccaaaaaataaacaaaactttcataTTAAAAATAAAGTATACAAACCTAAAGGACTAAGGGGGTAAGGAGTGGAGGCGGCAAACGGCTTTCACCGATTCGGCAATGGGCGGCAAACCACTGCCAACCCATTTGCCGCATGCATGTTTGACGAAATTGGAGTGAAATCGGTGAGGCAACACCGATTCGGGAAAgggaggaaggagagagagagagagagggggtgtggggtggggtccattccaatctcaaccaatcacatttttttccttttttttatttaaaaagtttaccacttcaccaaatgtttaaaccattgccaacacttttcagcaaagtttaaacatttttaactgattgacatggcgcgctttgattggtcggttttttggtttgccacttcaaagtgtttaaccactccttacaccctaagtatataaactatactataaaacaaaaacaaataatgACAAAAACCATACTATCCATTCAATCATTCCACTATCGCTGTGTGATGAAAAATAAGTTGGAAATTACAAAACTCGCACCACTGTAAATATATGTTAAATGAAGGGTTTTTGAATTACTGTAGACAAGAAATACTCTAATTGTATTATATAACtagtggtgcacaaatcgggttttcTAAATAACCGGTTCTGGGTATGGAATTGGGTTCGGGTATGATCGGGTTCTACAAAATCGGGTATTGACAATACCCGGGTCGGGtccgggttttatataaaaaatgtataccctatatacccgggttcgggtagggttcgggtcgggttttctaatacccgggtattataataccctatttTCGGGTTCAGGTAGGGTCGGGTATGGATCGGGTTGGGTTCGGGTACGCCTCGGGTATTCATTTCTTTTGGATAAATCATAGAAATATAAAATGCAAAACctttttatttcataaaacatAAAAATACATGACACCTAAATAATCATTGAACCGGATCGAATAAGATGATGAACATAGATAGCTTCGAATAACTTGATCGTCCTCGTTTATTGTTCGTCATCAATGACCCCTTTTATAGGGTATAGAGATACAATGTAAACCAAACAAATGATCATAATACACTTTCTAACGGCTATATAGTCGTTACCAAGGTCCAAAActcgaaaaaacaaaaaaaaacaaaaaaacctgAACAAGGTATTGGGAAACCCGGACCGGGTATTGaaaaaacccggttccgggttcgggttgAAACCAGGTACTCGTGAAACCGGGTATAAAAAAACCCGGTTCCAGTTTCGGGTTTTATAATAGAAATGCATACCCAACCCCTACCCTATgggtagggtcgggttcgggttcgggtataaAAAACCTGGGTTTTATAATACTCTGTTCCGGGTTTTATTTTCGGGTCCGGGCTCAggttttttgtgcaccactaATGTTAactttaaggaacttatcaacgAAAGCTATATATAACTAGTAACATACCCCCACGCTTCGCAGCGGGAATTTTGTCGATATTGGTTTGTTTTGTAACGGTATTGCAACAGTACCAACATTCGGTATAGCAATCAAATGAGGAAATCTAAAAAGAAAAGACCGAAAGAATGTCTACATTTAAAGATCATAAAATGTAGCTTTCAAAAACTACTGTATGATAAAATTATAGTTAAAAGAGCATAAAGATTTTTAATAGAAAGTTGTTATTTACAAAGTAATATAAGATCATAAAATAAAATGTAGCTTTCAAAAATTACTGTATAATAAATTTATAGTTAAAGAGCATAAAGATTTTTAATAGAAATTTGTTAATCATCTATCTattctaatataataaagtaGTTTTGACTTATGTATCATGTATACATAAAACCACCCTATTATTTTGAAAAGTGGCTTTTTCTTCTTTCATTATTTATAAAGTTTACATCTGACACGTGTTTTTCTTAACCTTAACCTTGAGAGATTTTCATCAGGATCCCACGGTTCTTTCCAAACCCTATACACTTATACGCCTTCATACGTTCCTAATCTATCCATCTATTCATGCCTAATCATCTTCGCAAGATCTTATAATCTTCTCCATCGCCGTCCAAGAAGTTCCTAATTCTCGATTTTTAATCAAGATACCACAGGTAAAGCTTCTTTAGTTTTTGATTTTGCATGCTTTTTGAGGTTTAATTTCAAGATTCTATGATCGTTTTGTTGGGTTTTCTTTGAATTTATATGAAACATTCGTTTAGGGttcgattttcatatgatttaggGTCCGATTTCATAATAAACATTCGTTTAGGGttcgattttcatatgatttagaGGTGGCAGTTTGATTCATTTACAATTCTTTTTGAAGGATTTTCAAGGCTTGAATTGTTTTATTGTTCATCATCATTGTGTTTACTTCTTGAAGGATTAAACGGGTTATGCATTATGTACCTGTATAGGTGGTCTTCATCAAAAGATAGTGTTCATATTATATGCAGGTGgtaaaatataaagtttttaaTTTAAACTGTTCTGTTATACAAGCTATAGGATGTTCACCTTTTATCTGTGTGACAATAATGTAGGTATTACTGATGAGGATTTCATTATTCACAGGTTCCATGTGAAAAAGCTACAGGCATGCTTCCCTCCTGGGACCGACCTCTCGAAGGGTACCCCGAAGATCATTGATAAAGCTTCTTGTGTGGATGTCAATGGCGAAGTCATTATTGATGAACCTGCAGGTAAATCTTACAGGTGGGAATATACCTTCAAGagtaaattatattatttatCGGTGTTTTCAAATCAAACGTGGTTATTTGATGTTGCGATTATTGGGTTTTATATTGTGCTTATTGTATGTGATTTGAACTTCAATTGCTCATTAACATGAATTGTTGTATTTATCAATTTAGGATTA comes from the Helianthus annuus cultivar XRQ/B chromosome 4, HanXRQr2.0-SUNRISE, whole genome shotgun sequence genome and includes:
- the LOC110886778 gene encoding uncharacterized protein LOC110886778 isoform X1: MYLYRWSSSKDSVHIICRFHVKKLQACFPPGTDLSKGTPKIIDKASCVDVNGEVIIDEPADVVICRLLKVQNLVMASKGIQKEFVAAWSMGSGKSSFISCILREIPKISGEVRI
- the LOC110886778 gene encoding uncharacterized protein LOC110886778 isoform X2, whose amino-acid sequence is MYLYRWSSSKDSVHIICRFHVKKLQACFPPGTDLSKGTPKIIDKASCVDVNGEVIIDEPAGKSYSRLVALTPFMSLVSGSRVADWLSPFYVRVFGFDGGSKVVVGWFYSC
- the LOC110886778 gene encoding uncharacterized protein LOC110886778 isoform X3, giving the protein MYLYRWSSSKDSVHIICRFHVKKLQACFPPGTDLSKGTPKIIDKASCVDVNGEVIIDEPAGKSYSRLVALTPFMSLVSGSRVADWLSPFYVRGFAYYDTAKCTSRS
- the LOC110886778 gene encoding uncharacterized protein LOC110886778 isoform X4, coding for MYLYRWSSSKDSVHIICRFHVKKLQACFPPGTDLSKGTPKIIDKASCVDVNGEVIIDEPAGKSYRGFKRSLWQHGAWGLGNRALFLVFFVKFRKYPVKFEFES